From a region of the Aeoliella mucimassa genome:
- a CDS encoding efflux RND transporter permease subunit: MSWLIENSLRLRLLIIGLAIALVVVGVRTADDIPLDVFPEFAPPLVEIQTEAPGMATEDVESLISVPIENAVNGIPYVQTIRSKSVLGLSSVRLIFEPGTDLLTARQLVQERLALAARQLPMVARPPVILPPLSSLSRCLKIGMWSDTKSQMEMTTLTKWTIRPRLMAVPGVANIAVWGEKEPELRVTVDPDRLRANNLTLNSVLQTVRDATAVGTGGFVDTPNQRLALRHVPAVYTPEQLGEIVVAFRNPPAKAPSGTTSSSTPLRLLDVATVEYDHAPPIGDAIINNQPGLLLIVEKQPWANTLDVTKGVEKAMEELRPAFAGIEYDTTIFRPATFIERALTNLTHSMLAGCVLVVVVLLLFLFDWRSAIISATAIPLSLVAAVLVLAWRGGTVNTMVLAGLVIALGEVVDDAIIDVENITRRLRLNAKSPNPCNSFRVVLDASLEVRSAVVYATVIVILAFLPVFFLTGLAGSFFRPLATAYILAILASLLVALTVTPAMSLFLLPKSAERSAKDGPLVRMLKRMYSGLLSLLLNHSRVSLGAALLFFIGVAACVPWLGEELMPKFRETDFLMHWVEKPGIGIDAMDHITIRASEEMLEVPGVRNFGSHIGRATVADEVVGPNFTELWISIDEENYDDTVAEVQSIVNGYPGLHRDLLTYLSERIKEVLTGTSASIVVRVFGPDLDQLRDTAADVASQLADIEGVTTLKVEPQVLVPQIAVELRPEAASQLGVTPGVLMQSVSTLVNGARVGEIYRDQAIFPVVVCGKEALRSDIQSLRELMIDTPSGAQVPLETLATVTVMPAPNQVLRENASRRIDVTCNVAGRDLASVATDIERVVKAEVSFPEGYHPEFLGEFREAQTSRHRMLLLSMGSLVAITLLLYIDFGNVRTVALILTALPLALLSGVLGVFASGGVISLGSLVGFVTVLGIAARNAIMLISHYRHLQSEEGVDNRRQLILQGAEERLAPILMTALTTGLALTPLVLTGELPGQEIEHPMALVILCGLAGATAVNLFLLPLLYSLFAPTEIASTTKT, translated from the coding sequence ATGAGCTGGTTGATTGAAAACTCATTGCGCCTTCGCCTGCTGATAATTGGCTTGGCCATCGCACTTGTAGTAGTGGGGGTTCGCACCGCCGATGACATTCCGCTCGACGTCTTTCCTGAGTTTGCTCCTCCCCTCGTAGAAATTCAGACCGAAGCCCCTGGGATGGCCACCGAGGATGTGGAAAGCCTGATCTCGGTTCCGATCGAGAACGCGGTGAACGGAATCCCTTACGTCCAAACTATTCGCTCCAAGTCGGTACTCGGATTGTCGAGCGTGCGACTTATTTTCGAGCCAGGCACCGACCTTCTAACGGCCCGACAATTGGTGCAAGAGCGATTGGCACTCGCCGCACGCCAACTACCGATGGTAGCCCGCCCGCCGGTGATATTGCCTCCACTTTCGTCATTGAGTCGCTGCCTCAAAATTGGCATGTGGTCGGATACGAAGTCGCAAATGGAGATGACCACACTTACGAAATGGACCATTCGACCACGATTGATGGCGGTGCCTGGAGTGGCCAACATTGCAGTCTGGGGCGAGAAAGAACCAGAGCTTCGCGTGACCGTCGATCCCGATCGCTTACGGGCGAACAATCTTACACTAAACAGCGTTCTACAAACCGTCCGCGATGCAACTGCGGTGGGCACGGGAGGTTTCGTCGACACGCCGAACCAACGCCTCGCACTGCGACATGTCCCTGCCGTGTATACCCCGGAGCAACTCGGCGAGATCGTGGTTGCGTTTCGCAATCCCCCTGCGAAAGCCCCCTCAGGCACTACGAGTTCGTCCACTCCGCTGCGGCTTCTCGACGTTGCCACGGTTGAGTATGATCATGCCCCGCCGATCGGCGACGCGATTATCAACAATCAGCCCGGCTTATTGCTAATTGTCGAAAAGCAGCCTTGGGCCAATACGCTAGATGTGACGAAAGGTGTCGAGAAAGCGATGGAAGAGCTGCGGCCCGCCTTTGCTGGCATCGAGTACGACACAACTATCTTCCGGCCCGCGACGTTTATCGAGCGGGCGCTGACCAATCTGACTCACTCGATGCTGGCTGGCTGCGTATTGGTAGTCGTTGTCTTACTGTTATTTCTCTTCGACTGGCGCAGTGCGATCATCAGCGCAACAGCCATCCCATTGTCGCTTGTGGCTGCAGTACTGGTCCTCGCCTGGCGGGGTGGAACGGTCAACACGATGGTGCTAGCTGGACTCGTTATCGCATTAGGCGAAGTAGTAGACGATGCGATCATCGACGTCGAAAACATCACTCGGCGACTCCGCCTAAACGCGAAATCTCCCAATCCTTGTAACTCATTTCGAGTGGTGCTTGATGCCTCACTCGAAGTTCGCAGTGCAGTCGTCTATGCCACGGTCATTGTGATTCTGGCATTCTTGCCGGTCTTCTTCCTGACCGGGCTCGCGGGATCGTTCTTCCGGCCTTTGGCCACTGCCTACATCCTGGCGATCCTCGCCTCGCTACTGGTCGCGTTGACCGTAACGCCGGCGATGTCGCTGTTCTTGCTCCCGAAGTCTGCTGAACGCAGCGCGAAGGATGGCCCTCTGGTCAGGATGCTCAAGCGAATGTACAGCGGGCTACTTTCCCTGCTGCTGAACCATTCGCGTGTATCCCTGGGAGCGGCACTCCTTTTCTTCATTGGAGTGGCTGCTTGCGTGCCTTGGCTCGGTGAAGAATTGATGCCGAAGTTCCGCGAAACCGACTTTTTGATGCACTGGGTTGAGAAGCCAGGCATCGGCATCGATGCGATGGATCATATTACCATCCGAGCCTCCGAGGAGATGCTCGAGGTGCCTGGCGTCCGCAATTTTGGCTCCCATATCGGACGGGCGACCGTAGCTGATGAGGTAGTGGGCCCCAACTTCACCGAACTCTGGATCAGTATCGACGAAGAGAATTACGACGACACCGTGGCCGAAGTGCAATCGATTGTCAACGGATATCCAGGACTGCACCGCGATCTTCTGACCTACCTTAGCGAACGTATTAAGGAAGTTCTGACCGGTACCAGTGCCTCGATCGTAGTACGGGTGTTCGGGCCCGACCTCGATCAACTTCGGGACACGGCGGCCGATGTGGCCAGTCAACTCGCCGATATCGAAGGGGTGACCACCCTAAAAGTCGAGCCTCAAGTACTTGTGCCGCAAATCGCGGTCGAGTTACGTCCCGAGGCAGCCTCGCAATTAGGCGTGACGCCCGGTGTGTTGATGCAAAGCGTCTCGACACTGGTCAACGGAGCCCGCGTCGGCGAAATATACCGTGACCAGGCGATCTTCCCCGTCGTCGTGTGTGGTAAAGAAGCCTTACGGAGCGACATCCAGAGTCTTCGAGAACTGATGATCGACACTCCTAGCGGAGCCCAGGTTCCGTTGGAAACCTTGGCAACGGTTACTGTAATGCCCGCACCGAATCAGGTGCTTCGCGAAAACGCTTCGCGACGCATCGATGTCACTTGCAACGTCGCCGGTCGCGATCTCGCTTCGGTCGCTACGGATATCGAGCGAGTGGTAAAGGCAGAAGTGTCGTTTCCCGAAGGTTACCACCCCGAATTCCTGGGCGAATTTCGTGAGGCCCAAACTTCTCGACACCGCATGCTTCTACTATCCATGGGCTCACTGGTTGCGATCACACTGCTTCTATACATCGACTTCGGCAACGTTAGAACCGTTGCCTTGATCCTCACTGCGCTCCCACTGGCGCTGCTCAGCGGTGTGCTAGGTGTCTTTGCTAGTGGAGGTGTAATCTCACTCGGCTCCTTGGTGGGATTCGTCACCGTGCTGGGCATTGCAGCCCGCAACGCGATCATGCTCATCAGTCACTATCGGCACTTGCAGTCGGAAGAAGGCGTCGACAACCGTCGTCAGCTTATCCTACAAGGTGCCGAAGAACGGCTTGCTCCCATTCTGATGACCGCGCTCACCACCGGCCTGGCCCTCACTCCCCTCGTACTAACCGGCGAATTACCGGGCCAGGAGATCGAACACCCCATGGCCCTGGTGATCCTGTGCGGTCTAGCCGGCGCTACGGCCGTCAACCTGTTCTTACTTCCGCTACTTTACAGCCTGTTCGCCCCAACAGAAATAGCTTCCACAACAAAAACATAA
- a CDS encoding efflux RND transporter periplasmic adaptor subunit: MILLQKPAWQVSVATPLRCAKLGQCGGICLLVIVSVAILTGCRDTSKEKHPNNEKPAVVEKLPVETELATVRLTEKANERLGIVTTAIEEQIVSKRRTLGGEAMAPLGNSLIVSAPVPGIIAQYGASPIPLPGAQVGRNQVVVDLVPLLSPERDVMTPAERVQLVSARANVVAAQQTAIGDLERSHAEVEAAKITLSRAEKLFNDGAGARKAVDDAIAQLNIAQSNYQAAQQQEKQLANMLQQLNPSADSSAASPLQLAAPIEGVVRSVNVRVGQTVAVGTPLFEVINLDTIWIRVPVFVDLLGTIDKGKPALLKTLGGQSLPDSLAGTMIEAKPISAPPSADPLSSSADLYYEISNVNLGLRPGQLVGMDLPLVGQAESLVVPASAILYDVYGGTWVYAVTGEREYTRRRVVVRWVDVDQAILASGPSPGTKVVTTGAAELFGTEFGTGK, translated from the coding sequence TTGATACTGCTCCAAAAACCAGCCTGGCAAGTTTCGGTCGCAACCCCCCTTCGCTGTGCGAAGCTTGGGCAATGCGGAGGGATCTGCCTGCTCGTCATCGTCAGTGTAGCGATCCTGACTGGATGTCGTGATACGAGCAAGGAGAAACACCCCAACAACGAGAAACCAGCGGTGGTCGAGAAGCTGCCGGTTGAAACCGAGTTGGCCACGGTTCGCTTGACCGAGAAGGCAAATGAGCGGTTGGGAATCGTTACGACGGCCATTGAAGAGCAAATCGTATCGAAACGACGCACTTTGGGTGGCGAAGCCATGGCACCACTTGGCAACTCGCTGATTGTCTCAGCCCCCGTGCCGGGCATTATTGCTCAGTATGGAGCGTCGCCAATTCCATTACCTGGCGCACAAGTAGGTCGCAATCAGGTGGTAGTCGACTTAGTGCCGTTACTGTCGCCTGAGCGCGACGTGATGACTCCGGCCGAACGAGTTCAGCTGGTCTCCGCTCGCGCGAATGTGGTTGCCGCTCAGCAAACAGCCATCGGCGATCTAGAGCGGAGCCATGCCGAAGTGGAAGCAGCCAAGATTACGCTGTCGCGTGCTGAGAAATTATTCAACGATGGCGCAGGGGCGCGCAAAGCGGTGGACGATGCTATTGCACAGCTCAATATTGCTCAGTCGAATTACCAAGCCGCGCAGCAGCAAGAAAAGCAGCTTGCCAACATGCTCCAGCAACTCAATCCGAGTGCCGACTCGTCAGCAGCAAGTCCGCTTCAGTTGGCCGCACCGATCGAAGGCGTTGTGCGAAGCGTAAACGTTCGTGTTGGTCAAACAGTTGCCGTGGGTACTCCTTTGTTTGAAGTGATCAACCTCGACACCATTTGGATACGTGTACCGGTGTTTGTCGACTTGCTCGGTACGATCGATAAAGGCAAACCAGCCCTGCTGAAAACGCTGGGCGGACAATCCTTGCCGGATTCGCTTGCTGGAACGATGATCGAAGCTAAGCCGATAAGTGCTCCGCCTAGCGCGGATCCACTTTCGTCGTCGGCCGATCTGTATTATGAAATTAGCAATGTGAACCTCGGCCTTCGCCCGGGACAGCTCGTCGGTATGGATTTGCCGTTGGTTGGTCAAGCGGAGTCGCTCGTAGTGCCTGCGTCGGCGATTCTTTACGACGTATACGGTGGCACCTGGGTGTACGCGGTGACGGGTGAGCGTGAGTACACACGACGCCGAGTAGTGGTGCGGTGGGTCGACGTAGATCAAGCCATTCTCGCCTCGGGTCCCTCGCCTGGGACGAAAGTGGTAACCACCGGCGCTGCAGAGCTATTTGGCACCGAATTTGGCACAGGAAAGTAA
- a CDS encoding TolC family protein, which yields MTEAEAVETALSNNSAFQATLAQLGMACGDSIQASLIANPQLLVYFPTSIKEGQYTLYAPIESYFLRPARVKAANREYRRVGEQLVQNGLDVARDARLAYIDLALADEQARLAQEAIDIRNQVVQLTNQRLNEGDISQLESITSRVDQLNAQAAHGVRQQDISIAEARLALLMGLPFQDEPLRATELPRPEFGEFDESALVSQALACRPDYHAARWAVAAASQRSDLSRWTFLRLDGMLDVRSNSGSSKTGGGLRIDLPVFNRNQGGIVRADWELNAAMHSRDAIRDQIVQDVRTAARQYIQARDNLVLLEQQVAPTIDEALSIAKKGYEDGGTDYLLVLQTASQYLDVRSRMLDQRAAMARAAAELERSVGCRLDGEPMDLVRLLEETSPPEELELPLSSPTAAEPSEMESGDLSPPATSFATLLD from the coding sequence GTGACCGAAGCCGAAGCGGTAGAGACGGCGCTCTCCAACAACTCGGCCTTTCAGGCCACGCTGGCGCAGCTCGGAATGGCTTGCGGCGATTCGATCCAAGCTAGCCTCATTGCGAACCCCCAACTTCTGGTCTACTTCCCCACCAGTATAAAAGAAGGGCAATACACGCTTTACGCCCCGATTGAATCCTACTTTCTGCGTCCAGCCCGCGTGAAAGCGGCCAATCGCGAGTATCGCCGAGTGGGAGAACAACTGGTTCAGAACGGTCTGGATGTCGCCCGCGATGCTCGTCTGGCTTATATCGATCTGGCCTTGGCCGACGAGCAGGCACGCTTAGCTCAGGAAGCGATTGATATCCGCAATCAAGTTGTTCAGCTAACGAATCAACGACTCAACGAGGGAGATATTAGCCAGCTAGAATCGATCACTTCCCGAGTCGATCAATTAAATGCTCAGGCCGCACATGGAGTCCGTCAGCAGGACATCTCGATCGCCGAAGCTAGGCTCGCATTATTGATGGGGCTTCCCTTTCAGGACGAACCACTTCGAGCAACTGAGTTACCACGCCCTGAGTTTGGTGAGTTCGACGAATCGGCACTTGTAAGCCAAGCCTTGGCATGCCGCCCAGATTATCATGCGGCAAGATGGGCCGTAGCGGCCGCCTCGCAACGGTCTGATCTCTCGCGCTGGACATTCCTGCGACTCGATGGCATGCTTGATGTTCGCTCCAATAGCGGCTCCAGTAAAACCGGCGGCGGACTCCGCATCGATCTTCCCGTTTTCAATCGCAACCAGGGTGGGATTGTTCGCGCAGACTGGGAACTGAACGCTGCCATGCATTCGCGCGACGCGATCCGCGATCAGATTGTGCAGGACGTTCGCACAGCCGCTCGGCAATACATTCAAGCACGCGACAACCTTGTGCTACTGGAGCAGCAAGTGGCCCCCACTATCGACGAGGCCTTATCGATTGCGAAAAAAGGGTACGAAGATGGCGGTACCGATTATTTGCTCGTGCTGCAAACCGCCAGTCAGTATCTCGATGTGCGGAGTCGCATGCTCGACCAACGAGCCGCTATGGCCCGGGCGGCTGCGGAACTCGAACGTAGTGTTGGCTGCCGGTTGGATGGAGAACCGATGGATTTGGTTCGGCTGCTTGAGGAAACGTCTCCACCAGAAGAGCTAGAATTGCCGCTATCGAGTCCAACAGCAGCAGAGCCTTCCGAGATGGAGAGCGGCGATTTGTCTCCTCCGGCGACTTCGTTCGCGACACTCCTAGATTAG
- a CDS encoding IS481 family transposase, with protein sequence MSNDQKIIKNKLGLLKLAERLGNVSEACKVFGYSRDSFYRFKELYDNGGEEALKEISRKKPVVKNRVAAEVEEAVVEMAFEQPAYGQVRVSNELKKRGILISSGGVRSVWLRHELETFKKRLKALEAKVAQDGIILTESQVVALEKAKLEKEAHGEIETEHPGYLVAQDTFYVGTIKGVGRIYQQTVIDTYSRVAFAKLYDRKNALVAADMLNDQVIPFFEAEDVPVLRMLTDRGTEYCGSREHHEYQLYLAIENIDHSKTRAKRPQSNGICERFHKTMLQEFYQVAFRKKMFSSIEELQTDLDQWMKSYNHERPHSGRYCYGKTPMETFEDAKSIVNEKRLDKNLQLVAN encoded by the coding sequence ATGAGTAACGATCAGAAAATCATCAAGAACAAGCTGGGCCTGCTGAAACTCGCTGAGCGGCTGGGCAACGTCTCCGAAGCGTGTAAAGTGTTTGGCTACTCGCGAGATAGCTTCTATCGCTTCAAAGAGTTGTACGACAACGGCGGTGAGGAGGCCCTCAAGGAGATCTCGCGGAAGAAGCCCGTCGTCAAGAATCGTGTGGCCGCGGAGGTCGAAGAAGCGGTGGTCGAAATGGCCTTCGAACAACCGGCCTATGGCCAGGTCCGTGTGAGCAACGAACTGAAGAAACGGGGCATCCTGATCTCGTCAGGTGGTGTCCGTAGCGTCTGGTTGCGGCATGAGCTGGAGACGTTCAAGAAGCGGCTGAAGGCTCTGGAGGCCAAAGTGGCTCAAGATGGTATTATCCTTACCGAATCCCAGGTCGTGGCCCTGGAGAAAGCGAAGCTGGAGAAGGAAGCTCATGGTGAAATCGAAACCGAGCATCCCGGTTACCTGGTGGCGCAGGACACGTTCTACGTCGGCACCATCAAGGGCGTCGGGCGAATCTATCAGCAGACGGTGATCGACACCTACTCGCGAGTTGCGTTTGCCAAGCTGTACGATCGCAAGAATGCGTTGGTCGCGGCCGATATGTTAAACGATCAGGTGATTCCATTCTTCGAAGCAGAGGACGTGCCGGTACTGCGCATGCTCACCGATCGTGGCACCGAGTACTGTGGCAGCCGTGAACATCACGAGTACCAACTGTACCTGGCGATCGAGAACATCGATCACTCGAAGACCAGGGCCAAGCGGCCACAATCCAACGGCATCTGTGAACGATTCCACAAAACCATGCTGCAGGAGTTTTACCAGGTCGCATTCCGCAAGAAGATGTTCAGCTCGATCGAGGAGCTGCAAACAGATCTTGACCAGTGGATGAAGAGCTATAACCACGAGCGACCGCACAGCGGTCGCTACTGTTACGGCAAAACGCCAATGGAAACCTTCGAAGATGCCAAATCGATCGTCAACGAAAAGCGACTGGACAAGAACTTGCAACTGGTCGCTAACTAG
- a CDS encoding M56 family metallopeptidase: MDELPEILITNSVVALVMAAAISLAALLPAVHKRPLISYGLWILVLLKLVTPPLFEIPVFSLTPKSIESPHDHSVVERESIRVLTTTSLTPNNHQEAVRSLPIPLFTLLTLLSASGTVVLLGASGFQAMRLNKALRGSESHDPRISRVALEVSNKVGLHNSPAVSVVASNISPFLWVWGRVPLVVIPRCLANTLTDAQLRNIIAHEYVHYARRDYWMSAASFIIASIVWWNPIAWWARSELRSLQEMLCDTHVLNRTRCSRYSYAKTLLLTIEFLQGEPAPLSPLASSFGTKSFTRRRFDMIASPQVSPHLSKAGLLALCCGVVILVCSPSNAAEDTIPLKQCPKTVQKAIKSEATGGKILEIEREDSDSTVQFEAEIEFDGNVYEVTVDNDGKLLSKELVDEEETDAEENEEAEHEEDDDDQDGEEVVGSFSELPQAVKSTLKRETRGGEIEEIERETEDGRVIYSADVEYESDSGELVYEVEIAEDGVLLSKVLEQEEAEEHEHGDHQEDHDDKDEEQEHESSK, encoded by the coding sequence GTGGATGAACTGCCCGAAATCCTTATTACGAACTCGGTCGTTGCTCTCGTTATGGCAGCAGCGATAAGTTTAGCTGCACTACTCCCAGCAGTGCACAAACGCCCCTTAATAAGTTATGGGCTTTGGATATTGGTGCTACTCAAGCTTGTTACACCTCCGTTGTTCGAGATTCCAGTATTCAGCCTAACGCCCAAGTCTATTGAATCACCTCACGATCATTCTGTGGTAGAGCGCGAGTCCATTCGCGTTCTCACCACCACAAGCCTAACACCAAACAATCATCAAGAAGCAGTCCGATCACTTCCAATCCCCTTATTCACTTTACTTACTCTGCTTAGTGCTTCCGGTACTGTAGTGCTTTTGGGGGCAAGCGGCTTTCAGGCAATGCGGCTAAATAAGGCGCTACGAGGCAGTGAATCACACGACCCGCGTATTAGTCGAGTCGCCCTGGAAGTAAGTAACAAAGTCGGTCTTCACAATTCCCCGGCTGTAAGTGTTGTTGCTTCAAATATATCGCCATTTCTCTGGGTTTGGGGACGCGTTCCACTCGTTGTGATCCCGCGGTGTTTAGCCAACACACTTACGGATGCTCAACTCCGCAACATCATTGCTCATGAGTATGTCCATTACGCCCGGCGTGACTACTGGATGTCAGCAGCCTCATTTATTATTGCATCCATCGTATGGTGGAATCCGATTGCCTGGTGGGCTCGCAGCGAACTGCGTTCGCTCCAAGAAATGCTCTGCGACACGCACGTGCTTAATCGTACTCGCTGCTCAAGATACTCTTATGCAAAGACACTGCTGCTAACCATTGAGTTTTTACAAGGCGAGCCAGCGCCTTTGTCTCCACTGGCAAGTAGTTTTGGAACTAAGTCATTTACGAGAAGGAGGTTTGATATGATTGCATCCCCTCAGGTTTCACCACATCTTTCAAAAGCCGGGCTACTAGCACTCTGCTGTGGAGTGGTAATCCTGGTCTGCTCGCCTTCCAATGCTGCTGAGGACACCATCCCTCTGAAGCAGTGCCCAAAGACCGTTCAAAAGGCGATTAAATCAGAAGCAACTGGTGGAAAGATTCTCGAAATCGAACGAGAAGACTCGGATTCGACGGTACAATTTGAAGCCGAGATCGAGTTCGATGGCAACGTCTACGAAGTCACTGTGGATAACGATGGAAAACTCCTCTCAAAAGAACTGGTCGATGAAGAGGAGACCGATGCCGAAGAGAATGAAGAAGCGGAGCACGAAGAGGACGATGACGACCAAGACGGTGAAGAAGTTGTAGGTTCGTTTAGCGAGCTTCCTCAAGCCGTGAAGTCAACCCTGAAACGAGAAACTCGTGGGGGTGAGATCGAAGAAATTGAGCGAGAGACGGAAGATGGTCGTGTGATCTACTCTGCCGATGTTGAGTATGAATCGGATTCGGGAGAGCTCGTTTACGAAGTCGAAATCGCTGAAGATGGCGTGCTGCTAAGCAAAGTGCTTGAGCAAGAAGAAGCTGAAGAGCACGAGCACGGCGATCACCAAGAAGATCACGATGACAAAGACGAAGAGCAGGAACACGAATCGTCGAAGTAA